In Xanthomonas campestris pv. phormiicola, the DNA window GATGATCGCCACGATGATCTCCGGCGGCACGCCGGTGCGCGCCTGCACCCGCATCAGTTCTTCGCGATGCGTGGCCAGGAACGCACGGCCGCCGTCGATGCGCGCCTGGCTGATGAACATCGGCCGGTAGTCGTTCCACGGCTTGACCCGCTCGGCGGGGCGCGACATCGCCGCCACGATCGCGTCCTTGAACTGCGCCTGCGCCAGCGTCGCCTCGATCTGCGCCGGGTCCAGGCCGTACTTGGCGGCGGTGTCGCGGACGAAGTTGGCGCGCGCGATCTCGAACGGCACCGGGGTCAGGTCGAGCGGCGGCGCGGGCACCGCCTCGGGCGCCGTGCCGGCCGGCAGCGCCGGGCGCGGCGCGGTCTGCGGCAGCGCATTGGCCTGCGGCGGCGGCGGCGGTGGCTTGGGCTGGGTCGCGCATGCGACCAGGCCAAGCGTGATCAGGCAAATCAGCGAGCGTCGAATCATGCCGGCAGGTTAACAGAGTCCAGATGAATTTCCACCAATAACGCCATGAAACAAAAGAACTTTGCGTCGAGTCAAGTACGCCTGGCGTATTCATGCAGCGAGCGCGTGGCGACACCTGCGCGGGGACGCCACCAGCGTCGGCGCCAGCCCGCGTGCGCCGCAAACGCAAAGGCCGCCGGTGGTTGCCCACCGACGGCCCGCGATGCTGCCACAGCGGCGACGCTTAGAACGGCGCGTCGATATCCACCACGTCGATCAGCTTGTGGTTGACGAACTCCTTGATGCCCAGCCCGATCAGCTCGCGGCCATAGCCGGAGCGGCGCACGCCGCCGAACGGCAGGTCGGCCTTGACCATGGTCGGATGGTTGACGAACACCATGCCGGTGGAGATGCGCCTGGCCACGTCGACGCCGCGCGCGGTGTCGGCGGTGAACACCGAGCCGCCCAGGCCGAACGGCGAGTCGTTGGCGATGCGCACCGCCGCGTCCTCATCGGCGGCCTCGAACAGCATCGACACCGGGCCGAAGAACTCCTGGTAGTAGGCCGGGTTGTCCCTGGTCACGTTGGTCAGGATGGTCGGTTGCACGAACGCGCCGTGCGTCGGCACCCTGGGGCCGACCTCGGTGGCGGTGGCGCCATGGTCGACCGCCGCGGCGATCTGCAGCTTGATTTCGTCGGCCGCGCCCTGCGAGGACAAGGGCGCCAGCGTGGTCGCCGCGTCCATCGGATCGCCGGCCTTGAGTGCGGCCACGCCGTCGGTGTAGCGGCGCAGGAATTCGTCGTACACCTCCCGCACGATGATCATGCGCTTGGACGACACGCAGACCTGGCCGCCGTTCCAGTGACGGCCGAACACCGCCCATTTCACCGTCTTGTCCAGCTCGGCATCGGCCAGCACCACGAAGGCGTCGGCGCCGCCCAGTTCCATGGTCGATTTCTTCAGCGCCCTTGCCGCCTGCGCGGCGACGATGGCGCCGGCGCCCTCCGAGCCGGTCAGCGCCACGCCGTGCACGCGCGGATCGTGGAGGATGGTCTCCACCTGCGAACGCGTGGCGTAGAGGTTGGCGAACGCGCCGGCCGGCAGGCCCGCCGCGGCCATCAGCGCTTCGAACTTCGCCGCGCACTGCGGCACGTTGGAGGCGTGCTTGAGCAACACCGTGTTGCCGGCCGACAGTTGCGGGGCGATGATCCGCGCGATCTGGTAGTACGGGAAATTCCACGGCTCGATCGCCAGCAGCACGCCCAGCGGCTCGTGCACCAGCATCGCCTCGCCCTCGGCCGGATCGGCCACCGGCAGCGACTCCGGCGCCAGCAGGCGCTCGGCGTTGACCGCGTAGTACTCGAAGATGTCGGCCGACAAGGTCACCTCGGCTTCGGCCTCGCCGATCAGCTTGCCCATTTCCAGGGTCAGCAGTTGCGCGTAGCCGCGCACGTCGGCACGCAGCAGTTGCGCCGCCGCGTGCATGACCTTGGCGCGCTCGGCGAAGGACGCCTGCTTCCACTGCTGGAAGGCGGCATCGGCGGCGCCGATCGCGGCGAGCACCTGCGCATCGGTGGCCTCGGGGAAACTGGCGAGCAGTTCGCCGGTGTAGGGATTGCGGGTCGCATAAGCCATGGTGATGTCCTCGTGGGATGTGTCGGGAAGCGCAGGCGCGTCGCGCCGGATCGGATGGGTTCGGTTCGGTCAGCCGGCCAGTTCCTTCACCGCCTGCACCATGCGGTTGAGCACCGCGGCGGCGTCGCCGTAGACCATGTCGCAGTTGTCGCCGTAGAACAGCAGGTTCTCCACGCCGGCGTAGCCCTTGCCCTGGCCGCGCTTGATCACGTAGACCTGGTGCGCCTGGTCGGCGTTGAGGATCGGCATGCCGTAGATCGGCGAGGCCTTGTCGGTGCGCGCGGCCGGGTTGACCACGTCGTTGGCGCCGATCACCAGCGCCACGTCGGTGCTGGCGAAGCTGTCGTTGATGTCTTCCATGTCGAAGATCAGGTCGTAGGGCACGCCGGCCTCGGCGAGCAGCACGTTCATGTGCCCGGGCATGCGCCCGGCGACCGGATGGATCGCGAACTTCACGTCCACGTCGGCGGCCTGCAGCAGCTTGACCAGTTCGTACAGCCGCGCCTGCGCCTGCGCCACCGCCAGACCGTAGCCGGGCACGATGATCACGCTGGAGGCATAGCGCATCGCCACCGCCGCATCGCCGGCCTCGACGGCGGTCATGCGGCCCTGCACATCGCCCTGCGCCACCGCCGCGCCGTCGCCGAAATTGCTGAACAACACGTTGGCCAGCGAGCGGTTCATCGACCTGGCCATCAGCATGGTCAGCAGCGTGCCGGCCGAGCCGACCACCATGCCGGCGATCATCAGCGCCGGGTTCTGCAGCGCGAAGCCTTCCAGGCCCACCGCCAGGCCGGTGAAGGCGTTGTACAGCGAGATCACCACCGGCATGTCGGCGCCGCCGATCGGCAACGTCATCAGGATGCCGAAACCGAGCGCGGCGGCGAAGAACGCCAGTGCCGCCCAGCCGCCGCCGATCTGCGCGACCACCAGGCCGCCGAGTACCAGCGCGCAGAGGAACACGCTGGCGTTGAACACGCTCTGTCCTTTGAACCGCCACGCCGTATTGATGCGCCCATCGAGCTTGGCCCAGGCGATCACCGAGCCGGACAGCGAGATCGCCCCGATCAACGCGCCGAGCACGGTCACCGCCAGGTGCAGGCCGCCGTGCTGCGGCTGCCGCGAGGCCAGCGCGACCGCGGCCACCGCGGCCGCGGCGCCGCCGCCCATGCCGTTGTACAGGGCCACCATCTGCGGCATCGCGGTCACCGCCACGCTGCGTCCGCTGCGCCAGGCCCAGGCGCCGCCGAGCGCCAGCGCCAGCAGCGCCAGGGCGAGATTGGTCAGCGCATGCGGCTGCGCGCCGGGCTGCAGGTCGGCCAGATAGCCGAACGCGGCGGCGACCGCGACCAGCATGCCGATGCCGGCCAGCACGATGCCGCGCAGCGCGGTCACCGGCGAGGACATGTGCTTGAGGCCGAGAACGAACAACAAAGCGGCGGCGAACCCGCTGACTTCCACCAGTAGCTGCAGCATGGCGCTATTCCTTGGGGGCGGCGGAGGCGGATTTGGCGCTGGGCTTGAACATCGCCAGCATGCGGTCGGTGACCACGTAGCCGCCGGCGGCGTTGCCGGCGCCGAGCAGCACGCCGACGAAGCCGATCGCCTGGCCGGCGACGGTGTCGGCGTTGAACAGCGCGTGCATCGCGCCGACCACGACGATGCCGTGGATGAAGTTGGAACCGGACATCAACGGCGTGTGCAGGATCGACGGCACCTTGCCGATCACTTCGTAGCCGGTGAACGCCGCGAGCATGAACACGTACAACGCGATCATCCAGCTCATCGACAGATCGGGATTCATCGCTCAGGACTCCTTGGTGGCGGGCGCAGGCGGCGCCGCGCGTGGCGTGGGATGGCAGACCTGGCCATCGCGGGTGAGCAGGGTGCCGGCCACGACTTCGTCGTCGAAGTCCGGCGCCAGCGCGCCGTCGTGGACCAGCAGCTCGAGCAGGTTCAGCAGGTTCTTCGCGTACAGCTCGCTGGCGTGCTGGGCCAATGCCGAGGGCACGTTGAACGGCGCGACGATGGTCACCGGCCCCACCTCGACGGTCTGCCCGGGCACGCCGCCCTCGCAGTTGCCGCCGCTGTCGGCGGCCAGGTCCACGATCACCGCGCCGGGCTTCATGCCGGCGATCTGCGCGCGGTCGATCAGGATCGGCGCGGTGCGGCCGGGCACGTTGGCGGTGGTGACGATCAGGTCGGCCTGCTGGATGTGCTGGGTCAGCACCGCGGCGGCCTTGGCGCGTTCGTCGGCGGTGAGTTCGCGCGCATAGCCGCCCTCGCCGCGCGCGTCGATGCCGGTGTCGACGAACTTGGCGCCGACCGATTGCGCCTGCTCGCGCGTCTCCGGACGCACGTCGTAGCCTTCGGTGATCGCGCCG includes these proteins:
- a CDS encoding NAD-dependent succinate-semialdehyde dehydrogenase — translated: MAYATRNPYTGELLASFPEATDAQVLAAIGAADAAFQQWKQASFAERAKVMHAAAQLLRADVRGYAQLLTLEMGKLIGEAEAEVTLSADIFEYYAVNAERLLAPESLPVADPAEGEAMLVHEPLGVLLAIEPWNFPYYQIARIIAPQLSAGNTVLLKHASNVPQCAAKFEALMAAAGLPAGAFANLYATRSQVETILHDPRVHGVALTGSEGAGAIVAAQAARALKKSTMELGGADAFVVLADAELDKTVKWAVFGRHWNGGQVCVSSKRMIIVREVYDEFLRRYTDGVAALKAGDPMDAATTLAPLSSQGAADEIKLQIAAAVDHGATATEVGPRVPTHGAFVQPTILTNVTRDNPAYYQEFFGPVSMLFEAADEDAAVRIANDSPFGLGGSVFTADTARGVDVARRISTGMVFVNHPTMVKADLPFGGVRRSGYGRELIGLGIKEFVNHKLIDVVDIDAPF
- a CDS encoding NAD(P)(+) transhydrogenase (Re/Si-specific) subunit beta, with translation MLQLLVEVSGFAAALLFVLGLKHMSSPVTALRGIVLAGIGMLVAVAAAFGYLADLQPGAQPHALTNLALALLALALGGAWAWRSGRSVAVTAMPQMVALYNGMGGGAAAAVAAVALASRQPQHGGLHLAVTVLGALIGAISLSGSVIAWAKLDGRINTAWRFKGQSVFNASVFLCALVLGGLVVAQIGGGWAALAFFAAALGFGILMTLPIGGADMPVVISLYNAFTGLAVGLEGFALQNPALMIAGMVVGSAGTLLTMLMARSMNRSLANVLFSNFGDGAAVAQGDVQGRMTAVEAGDAAVAMRYASSVIIVPGYGLAVAQAQARLYELVKLLQAADVDVKFAIHPVAGRMPGHMNVLLAEAGVPYDLIFDMEDINDSFASTDVALVIGANDVVNPAARTDKASPIYGMPILNADQAHQVYVIKRGQGKGYAGVENLLFYGDNCDMVYGDAAAVLNRMVQAVKELAG
- a CDS encoding NAD(P) transhydrogenase subunit alpha, which gives rise to MNPDLSMSWMIALYVFMLAAFTGYEVIGKVPSILHTPLMSGSNFIHGIVVVGAMHALFNADTVAGQAIGFVGVLLGAGNAAGGYVVTDRMLAMFKPSAKSASAAPKE
- a CDS encoding NAD(P) transhydrogenase subunit alpha → MAFTVAVVKEEQAGERRVAMVPAVLPKLAKLGAQLRLQSGAGMASRLADAAYAGATVLDDVQEVVAGADLVLAVQAPSLRTLAAMRPGSMLVAMLYPAKAPGLLDVLCERRITAFAMETVPRISRAQALDVLSSQAALAGYYAPLLGAVHLPRILPMMTTAVGSLRAARVLVMGLGVAGLQALATAHRLGAITEGYDVRPETREQAQSVGAKFVDTGIDARGEGGYARELTADERAKAAAVLTQHIQQADLIVTTANVPGRTAPILIDRAQIAGMKPGAVIVDLAADSGGNCEGGVPGQTVEVGPVTIVAPFNVPSALAQHASELYAKNLLNLLELLVHDGALAPDFDDEVVAGTLLTRDGQVCHPTPRAAPPAPATKES